The region TGCTGCCTTCAGTATTTGATATTACATTTGCATTCAACAAATTTTCGCTTGGAACAGAGTTCCTTACTAAAACATTGGGTTTTACTGAAACAGAAATAAATTCATTTGACTTTGATGTACTAAGCAGACTTGGTTTTTCTAAAACAGAAATTTCATCAGCAAACGATTATGTCTGCGGAACAATGACAATAGAGGGGGCGCCTTTCTTACAGCACGAACATTATTCTGTTTTTGATTGTGCAAATAAATGCGGTAAAAAGGGAACCAGATTCATCAGATCACTTGCACATATAAAAATGATGGCTTCTGCACAGCCCTTTATTTCAGGTGCAATTTCTAAAACAATAAATCTTCCGAATGGTGCCAGTGTTGAAGATGTTGCTAATGCATATATGCAAAGCTGGAAACTTGGTGTAAAAGCTAATGCACTTTATCGTGATGGTTCTAAACTTTCTCAACCATTAAACACTATGACTGATGAAGATATTGAAGTTATAATGGAAGAGAAAGAGAAAAACGATATTGTAAAAGTTGCTGAAAAAATAATTCATAGATACATTGCAAAAAGAAGAAGATTACCGGATAGAAGATCCGGCTATACACAAAAAGCAAAAATTGGCGGTCAATCAGTCTATATAAGAACCGGTGAGTATGATAACGGACAGCTTGGTGAAATTTTTATTGATATGCATCGCGAAGGTGCCTCTTTTAGAAGTTTATTGAACTGTTTTGCAATTTCTATTTCTCTTGGTTTACAGCATGGCGTTCCGCTTGAAGAATTTGCTGATGCTTTTGTATTTACACGTTTTGAACCAAGTGGAATTGTAACCGGAAATGACAAAATAAAAATGGCTACATCGGTTATTGATTATATTTTCAGAGAACTTGCTGTTACTTATCTCGGCAGGAACGATCTATCTCATATCGACAACGATGAAACTTCTACAAAAATTTCCAGAGGAATTGTCAAGAAATTAGCAGAACCTGAGTTTGAAAGTGAAGAATTAATTAGCGAAAGATTGGTTGAATTGGATAAGAGTAATATGGATGCCGATTACTTAAATTCTTATAAAAATTCAGATGTTGTTTCAGGAACGGTTACAAAAACCTTTAACAATATGACTGCAAAAGTTAAACAGGCAATTGAGAACGGATATACGGGAGATATTTGCCCAGAATGTCAGAGTATTACGATGGTAAGAAATGGCACCTGTCTAAAATGTATGACCTGCGGCGCAACAACCGGATGCAGTTGATAATTATTTAATGAGACTATCTTAAAATAAAATATAATGCCGAATTTTTTTTCGGGATTGTTTTACAACTGAAATAGTACCCGATTTGAGATAGTCTCCCTTTTTTTAAAATCCGATACTACTCTTCGTCTTCCTCAATTCGCCGTGCACCCATATAACGTTTATTATAGTAGTCATGCTCTAAAGAAGAAATTGTTACGCCTAATTTTGTTGAAGCGTGCGCAAATAAGTTTTCACCAATATAAATACCAACATGCCCTGGTTTTACACGTCTTCTGGTATTGAAAAAAACAAGGTCACCAAACTTCAGATCAGAGCGGTTTTCAATAGGAATTCCTTGTGTAAACTGTTCCCGTGCTGATCGGTTTAAATCTAACAACCAAGAATTCTTGAAAACACTTTGAGTAAATGCACTGCAGTCAATACCGTTTAATGAATTACCTCCAAATTTATAAGGAGTGTTCATATATTTAATTATCTCCATTATCATCAGATCTTTTTTGGTTGATAATGGTAAACTTTCTTCTTCCCTGTTTTTATCCAGATTTTTTATAACTGCCGAGATATCAATTTGCGATTCATCATCCGGAAGATCTCCGGGATCTTCCGATTCAGGGAAATCACCATCTTCAAAAACGATCAAAGAATCATCCGAAGCAGAATTTGTTTGATAACGCCCATAGTCTTTACCTTTTTTATCAGAGTTTTTACCTGAATCATTATATCTGGTAGAACTTGTTGTGCTTGAACAAGCAAGGAAAGTAAAGATGATCAACCCCAAACACAAAATCGGATAAAAACTTTTTATAACTATCATTAATCATCCAAGATATGATTTTAAAATATTACTTCTTGAGTTGTGTCTAAGTCTTCGAATTGCTTTTTCCTTTATTTGTCTTACTCTTTCCCTTGTCAGATTAAATTTTTCTCCAATCTCTTCTAAAGTCATCGCATACTCCCCATCAAGTCCAAAATAAAGTCTAATTACCTCAGCTTCACGTTCGGGCAGCTCAGATAAGATATTTTTAATTTCCAGCTTCAGGGATTCAGAGATTAGTTCATTATCTGGTGAAGGCTGCTGATCATTTTCAATAACATCTAAAAGGCTGTTATCATCATTTGTTGAGAAAGGTGCATCAACAGAAACTGATTTACCGGAGATTCTGAGAGTTTCTGAAATCTCATCAATATCCATTTCAAGAATCTGAGCTATTTCATCAGCACTCGGTTCACGTTCAAACTCCTGCTTTAAACTACTATATGCTCTACCGATTTTGTTTAATGCACCCACACGGTTCAATGGTAATCTAACTATTCTGGATTGTTCAGCTAATGCCTGCAAAATTGATTGTCTTATCCACCAGACTGCATAAGAAATAAACTTAAATCCCCGGGTTTCATCAAATCTTCTAACAGCTTTTATCAAACCTAAATTACCTTCATTAATCAAATCACCAAGTGACAATCCCTGGTTTTGATATTGTTTAGCTACACTAACAACAAACCGAAGATTAGCTTTTGTAAGTTTCTCCATTGCAGATTGATCCCCATTTTTCATTCGGATCGTCAGTTGTATTTCTTCCTCAGGTGAAAGTAATCCAACTTTTCCTATTTCCTGCAGATACTTGTCAAGCGATTGACTTTCTCTGTTTGTAAACTGTTTTACAATTCTCATTTAATTTTTTGCTTTTACTTACAAATGTTTCACTAAGAAAACCATAATATACAGTTATGATAATACCTGACTAAAAATAGAAATGTTTTAATTTAAAATAAAGCTACATCCATTTTCAGAAAATTTGAGAAGTTATAAATTCAGGATGATAACAGCTTACTTTATTATCTTTAAACTTATCGGGGCTTAATGTAACAATTGTCAATTTGTTTAATTCGGCTAAAATATAGAAAAGATTATCTCTCAGATTAGTAAATCTGTCTTTATGTTTTGGTATGGACAAACTATAGCGGGCGTGTATTCCTAAAACTTTAATACTATATAAAACATCATTAACCCGCTGTAGTTCTAAACGGGAGTCAGCTAACAGATAAAGCTCAGAGGCATTTAATACTGATGTAAAACAAATACCTGATTTCAATAATTTAATCAGATATGATCCTGTCTTTGAATCAGTTATAAGATGATCTGCCAATATATCTGTTTCAATAAGAAATTTAGGAATTATTTTTTGATTCATCTATTTTCTTAGCAAACTCAGAATCCTTTAATGAGCCTTGAGCTTCTATTAGTTTTTTCACTACGTCCAAAGGCATATCCTGAAGTTCTGAAATTTTATTTATTGTATCGTTTAGATTTTCTTCCGGTCTGTATGAATTAGTATTGTTTTGATCATTCATATAAAAAACTTTTTCCTTTTAAGTCATTTGCTACTCCAAAAAAATCTGCAGCTGTTTTACCAATATCAGAAAAGGTGTTTCTTGTGCCGAGATTATTTACAGCTTTGTTTAAGCCATAATAGAGAAGCGGAACATATTCTCTGCTATGATCAGTACTTGGTGTTGTAGGGTCGTTTCCGTGATCAGCAGTTATTATAACTCTGTCAGTATCATCTAAACTGCTTAAAAATTCCGGCAAAAAATTATCAAAACTTTTTAATGCATTTGCAAAACCGAGAACATCATTCCTATGACCGAAGTAAACATCAAAATCAACCAGGTTTATAAATATTAAACTTTTTACAAACTCTTTTGATGCTTTTAAAAGTTCTTTACATCCTTCTTCATTGGAGAAAGTTTTAACAATATGATTTATTCCACGATAGTTAAAGAGATCACTAATCTTACCAATGCTGACTGTATTAATACCATCTTTATAAAGAAAATCCAAGACAGTATCTGAAGGAGGACTAAGAGAATAATCTTTTCTGTAAACAGTTCTGGTAAAGTTTCCAACTGTTCCTATAAATGGTCTTGCGATAACTCTGCCTATCATTATCGGATCTGCTAAAACAATATTTCTTGTTAGTTCACAAATATGATAAAGAGCTTCCAATGGGATTACTTCCTGATGTGCTGCAATCTGAAAAACTGAATCGGCAGAAGTGTACACAATAGGATAACCTGTTTTAAGATGCTCCTCACCCAACTGTTTAATTATCTCTGTACCCGAAGCAGCAATATTACCAAGGTAGCCCTTACACCTGGTAACTTCTAAAAATTTCTGCATTATATCAGCAGGAAACCCATTTGGGTAATAATTAAAATCAGTATCTACATAAAGTCCGCTTATCTCCCAATGTCCTGTTGTACTGTCTTTACCTTTGGATATCTCTGCAAGCTTCCCAAATGAAGCCATTGGAATTTCAGTTCTATCAACTCCTGCAATAGGAATTATATTTCCCAATCCCATTCTTTGAAGATTAGGAAGTGAAATACCATTTAATGATCTGGAAATATTGCCAAGGGTATTACTTCCTTCATCGCCATATAAATTTGCATCAGGAAGTTCACCAACGCCAACTCCATCAAGAACTATTATAAAAAAATTATTCATACAGGTAAGAAATAATATTAGAACCGGTTAAATATCAACTAACACTTTTAACAGTGTTACCGCCTTTTTCAACAGCTTTCTGAAGCGCCAATTCGGCATTATGTAAAACTTCATCAGTATCAATTTTTCCAAGAGTTGAAGCAACACCGATTGATACCGTATAAGTGTTTTGTTTGCTTACAATTGCAATAGGCATGCGTGCAATTTTAACTCTAAGCTTTTCTGCCCAAACAAAAACTTTTTTTGAATCATTATTAAAAAAGTAAACTGCAAAAATCTTCTCGTCAATTCTGCCAAAGATATTAATAGGAGTCATTTCTTCGGCTATACTTTCCGAAATCGCTTTTAATACTTTAGGAAAGGGATCGCCATCAAATAAGGATTCTTGTTCAAGAAATTCATCAATCCTTATTAATGCCAAAGCTCCGGATATTTTAAGCATATTAGCTTTGTATAAATCCGAGGTAAGTCTTTCAATAAAGGTATCACGATTAAGAGCCCTTGTTTCCATATCAAGAGCCATAAGACTTTTTATAAGTGTCTGAGAAGAATGTGAATAAATAATATAGGATATTATATGAACAGAATGCCTAAGAAATTTTACATCAGAATTTGTGTATATATTTTTCTTAAGGCTCTCAAAACAAAGAACGCCAAAGTTCTGATTGCCGTAAATTAAAGGTATTGCAAGGAATGAACCATCAAATGTTAAATCTTCAGACTTTGAAAAACGTTTATAATTATCTGCTGCAGTATCATCAATTTTAACAGGGATACCTGATAGTATTGCTTTACCGACAAGTGTTCCAGTAAGATCGATCTGAAGACCTTTACCAACATATTTTAAGGAAGTTCTATTTACTACTTTTAAGATTTCAAATTTTTGCTCAACCGGTTTAAAGTAAACAAAGACTAAAGCATCCCATTCTATTAACTCACTCAGAGCATTCTGCATGGAAGCAAGTAAGTTATCTTCAGTATCAAAATCTGTTTCCGGTCCAATCAGGTTTAACAGCCCCTTTAATCTTTGTTGAGAAATAGTATCAGTATGTTTCTCTTCAAAAAACTGAATTATCATTGTTATAACACGAACAAATCTTCCAAGCGAATAAATAGTTTCAATGCCAAAAGCATCTCCGACTTTTGAATCAACTGCTAAAATTGCAATAAGAGAGCCTTCATAAAAAAGAGGTACACCAACAAAACTTCTAATCTTCTGAGTTTTATCATAATACCTTATCACATCAGATTCTGCAGCCGGAGAGATATCGCTCAATAATTCAGGCTCACTCTTCTGAACAATTTTACTAAGGATATCATCTTCTATATCAAATTTCCGTTTTGCAATTTCTTGTGGTGAGGCAGATACAAACTTTTCAATTGATAGTTTTTCTTTTTTCTTATTGTACCAAAAAAATATTGCGGTATGCGCTGAGTAAGCATCTTTAATTACAGTAAGAATTTTTTCGAGTGCAAATGTAAATTGTCCATCGTTGCCGATTTCAGCAGGCGGCAGCTCAGTTGCAATCTCTTCAAACCGCTCTTTAAGATCCGGAGGTATCAGAGTTGTTTTATGCGCCTTAAATTCGGGTGCATAATTATTTGCAGTAATTACCTCAGCCTCAGGGTTAGCTTTTGATATAATTGTAAATGATCCATCCTGATCAGAAGAAGCGGGTATATTATACTCACTATCAAAGTCGCTTTCTTCCTTAATCGAATACTTTCCATCAAGTCTTACTGAATCTCTTAGGAAAATAATAAAGGCAACATAGATAATAATTACTGCTATAATTATTACCCGTAAAAGCAGATCATCTGATATGAATAAAAGTGTTGCGAGAACAGGCACAAGCAAAAATATTAATAATCTTTTCTTTTGTCTTTTATCCATTAGAGTTGATCTTGCTGATAGTTATTTTTAATTAGTAAAAAACTTTTACAATAAAATAGTAAACTTTCTAACGCAAAGATATAAACTATTTAATTAAATAGTGAAAGCAGCACCTTCTTTATTTCTTTTTTCCCTGTTCCTTTAATAGATGAATACAAAAATAGATTCACATTAAATATCAGTTCAGGGAAATAATGGATTACTGACTTAACCCTTTTTGATACCTCGGATTGTTTCAGTTTATCCGATTTGTTAAGGATAACTTTATAAGGCAGGTTAAGATCTCTTAACATTTGGTTAAGCTTTATATCAAGTTCAGTAGGATGATGTCTGCAGTCAATAATATGAAAGACTAAGACAATATTTTTTGATTCCGTAAAAAAATCATTTATCAATATACCCCATTTCTTACGATCTGCTTGGCTTACCTTAGCATAGCCATAACCCGGCAGATCAACCATAAAAAAACTGGAGTCAATATCATAAAAATTTATTGAGCGGGTTTTACCCGGAGTTGAGCTGGTTTTAGCAAGGTTCTTCCGGTTAAAAAGTGAATTGATAAATGAAGATTTACCAACATTTGATCTTCCACATAAAACTATCTGAGGCAAATCAGATTTTGGCAAATCGGTCAGCTTATAAACTGAAGCTATAAAATTTTGTTTCTCGAACATAATAAAAAAGAGTAACCGGTATTCCGATTACTCTCAAAATATAAAATTATCAATTGTTGATTAATTTTTATCAGTGCTTTCAGAAACAACATTTGCTTCTTCAATTGCACTTTCAGATTTCTTTTCAGCTTTTTCTTTGGCTTTTAATTCCCTTTTCTCTTTTTGCTCTTCAGCTTTTTTGTTAGCAACATCATTATAATCAACCAATTCCAAAATTGCCATTGGTGCTGCGTCGCCCATTCTACTGCCGAGTTTAACAACACGAGTAAAGCCGCCTGGTCTTTCACCAATCTTTGGTAAAATTTCTGCAAAAAGTTCCTTTACAACTTCTTTATCATTTATTACTGCCATAACTTGTCTGCGTACGTGAAGGTCATTTTTTCTGGCTTTAGTAATTAATTTTTCAACAAAAGTTCTGGCTTCTTTAGCTTTAGCTTCGGTGGTTCTAATCCGTTTATGTTTTAAAAGAGAAGTAGCCAGCGAGTTTAGCAAAGCTGCTCTATGACTGGCTGTTCTACCTAATTTTCTTCCTTTAACGTTGTGTCTCATTTAATAACCCATTTAGATTAATTTGAATCTGAATCTTCTTTAAGATATTTATCTACATCCATTCCAAAATCAAGACCAAGATTTTCAACTATTTCCATCAATTCTGCCAAGGACTTTCTTCCGAAATTTCTGAACTTCAACATTTCCTGCTCATCTTTTCTAACAAGGTCAGCAAGATTTTTAATATTAGCAGCCTTTAAACAATTGTGAGATCTTACACTTAGTTCAAGATCGTCAACTGAAGTAAGAAGTACTTTTCTTATTCTTTCTGTCTCACTGTCTTTCTGGCTAACACTTTGCTCTTCTTCCTGTTCCATATCAAAGTTAATAAACAACTGAACATGTTCTTTTAAAATTTTTGCTGCCTGAGTTAATGCATCATCAGGTGTAATAGAACCATCAGTTGATATTTCCAAAGTAAGCTTTTCAAAATCGTTCTTATCACCTATTCTAACGTTTTCTACAAAATACTTGACTAATTTTATAGGTGTAAATATTGAATCAATGGGAATCACACCAATTGTCTGGTCAGATGAAATATTTTCATTTGCTGGTACATAACCAACACCTTTACCAATTCTCAACTCTACATCAACTTTTGCATTCTTGTTTAAAGTAGCTATATGTAATTCCGGATTAAGAATTTCAACTTCATTACTAACCTTTTGAATATCTGCTGCAGTCCACTCGCCAGGACCAGTCAAAGAAAGATCAATTTTACCTGGTTTCTTCGAAAGGAACTTCATCCGGACTTGCTTGAGATTTAAAATAATCTCTGAAACATCTTCAACAATTCCCTCGATAGTTGTAAACTCGTGAAGCACACCACTAAATTTAACGGAAGTAATAGCTGCTCCCTGCAGAGACGATAAAAGTACTCTGCGGATAGAATTACCAAGTGTAACACCATAACCTCTTTCAAGTGGCTGTAATGTAAATCTTCCGTATGAATTTGTGTAATTAGATTCATCAAGAACAACAGATTCTGGCATCTTTAACGATGATACGCTCATTATTATCCTCTATCTTATTCTAATTAAAAATTTTATTTCGAGTAAAGCTCAACTACTAATTGTTCATTAGCAATCAAAGGTACATCTGCTCTTTCCGGTATTTGAACAAAGGTTCCGGATAAAGAAGCTTTATCAACTGTTAACCAGCTATATGTATGATCTTTTACTCTTTTAAGTGAATTATGGATTGCATCCAGTTTTTTGCTTTGATCTTTTATCTGTATGGCATCTCCTGCTCTTAACAGATAAGCCGGGATATCAACAAGAGAATTATTAACTAAAATATGTCTGTGTCTGATTAACTGTCTAGCCTGTTTACGTGATGATGCAAATCCTAATCTGTAAACAACGTTATCTAATCTTCTCTCTAACAGTTTAATAAGGTTTTCTCCTGGAATTCCTTTTTGACTATTAGCCTTTTTATAATAATTTCTAAACTGAGTTTCCAACAAACCATATATTCTTTTAATTTTTTGTTTCTCTCTTAGCTGAACTCCGTATTCAGAAACCTTAGCTCTTCTGGAAAGCCCGTGTTGTCCGGGTGGATAATTTCTTTCTTCAAGCGGACATTTTTCAGTAAAACACTTTTGTCCTTTAAGGAAAAGTTTCTGTCTTTCTCTTCTACATAACTTACAAACTGAATCAGTGTATCTTGCCATTTAGTTAATCTCCATAAATTAAACTCTTCTTTTCTTTGGTGGTCTGCATCCATTATGAGGAATTGGAGTAACATCCTTGATTGATGAGATAGTTAATCCTGCAGTGTGTAATGCTCTTATAGCTGCTTCTCTACCTGAGCCTGGTCCTTTAACAAAAACATCTATTTTTCTCATTCCTAAATCATAAGCTTCTTTGGCAGCAGCTTCTGCTGAAACTTGTGCAGCAAACGGAGTGTTTTTTCTTGACCCCTTAAATCCATTTTTACCTGCAGATGACCATGAGACAGTATTTCCGTAAATATCTGTAATAGTAACCAGAACATTATTAAAAGTTGCTTTAATATGTGCAACACCATTAGAATCTACGTGAGTTTTTTTCTTAACTTTTTTTACAGTTTTAGCCAATGCTTAATCCTCCGTGTATCAAATATTATTTCTTAGTAGGTACTTTTTTCTTACCAGCAACAGTTCTTCTTTTACCTTTTCTGGTTCTAGAATTTGTTCTTGTACGTTGACCTCTGACAGGTAAACTTTTACGATGTCTGATACCGCGGTAAGACCCAATATCCATCAATCTTTTAATATTCTGCTGCACTTCAGAACGCAAAGCTCCTTCAACACGATAATCTGCAGTGATAACTGCTCTTATTTCTGCAATCTCTTCATCAGTCAGTTCCGCAACTTTTTTAAGCGGATTAACTTTAGCTTTTTCTAAAATCTGTGCAGCTACAAATTCACCAATACCATAAATGTATTGTAAACCGTATAACACCTTTTTATTTTTTGGTAAATCAACTCCAGCTATACGAGCCAATGATATACTCCTTTGTTTTTAACCTTGTCTTTGTTTGTGTTTAGGGTTTTTGCAAATAACTCTTACAACACCCTTGCGTTTAATAATTTTACATTTATCGCAAATCTTTTTTACAGAAGCTCTGACTTTCATTTTGCTTATTCCTATTTATACCTGTAGGTAATTCTGCCTTTTGTTAAATCGTACGGAGAAAGTTCTATAGAGACCTTATCTCCAATCAAAATTTTTATAAAGTGCATTCTCATTTTACCGGAAATATGTGCTAGTATTTCATGTCCATTATCAAGTTTAACTCTAAAAGTTGCATTTGGTAATGTATCTGTAATTATACCGTCTATTTTAATTGGACCTTGTTTTGCCATCTAACAAACTGTTAAGATTTCCGGCTTATTATTATTTATTAAAACTGTATGTTCAAAATGTGCTGATGTTGATCCATCTGATGTTAAAATTGTCCATTTATCATTTGCAGTTAAAACATCATACTTTCCGGCATTAACCATTGGTTCAATTGCTAAAGTCATTCCGTTTTTTAATTTGGGACCTGTGCCTTTTTTCCCAAAATTCGGGATTGACGGTTCTTCGTGTAAATATTTTCCTACGCCATGACCACACAGATCTCTGACTACCGAAAAACCATTTGCTTCAACATATTTCTGAACTGCAAATGAAATATCATGAACCCGATTTCCATCAATTGCCTGTTCAATACCAAGATATAAAGAACGCTCCGTTACTTCCATCAATTTTTTCTTTTCATCGCTAACTTCACCAATCGCAACGCTTAATGCAGCATCACCAAAGTAACCATTTTTAACAACACCAATATCAATAGAAATCAGATCACCATCTTTCAAAACTCTAAAACCAGGAATACCATGAACAACCTCTTCATTAACTGAAGTACAAATTGAACCTGGATAATCAGGTGCCCCACCTTGTGAATACCCTTTAAAAGCCGGTCTTGCATCATTACTTAAAATATAATCTTCAGCTATTCTGTCCAGTTCTAAAGTTGTAATCCCCACTTTAACATTTACTTTAAGAAGCTGAAGTGTTTCTGCAACAATTTTACAGCTTTCTCTTATGTAATCAATCTCTTTTTTAGATTTAATTAAAATCACGAAAAACTATCTACGACCTTTAACCTTACCGGATTTCATAAATCCATCATAATGTCTCATCAATAAATGAGATTCGATCTGTTGTAAAGTATCTAATGCAACACCAACAACAATCAATAAACTTGTTCCGCCAAAAAACTGTGCAAAATTGCTCGAAACTCCCCAACCAGCAACAAATGCTGGAAGTATTGCAATAATTGCCAGAAAGATAGAACCAGGTAAAGTAATCTTTGTTAAAATATTATCAATAAAATCAGAGGTTTGCTTTCCGGGTCTGATACCAGGAATAAAACCACCTTGCTTCTTCATATTATCAGCAACATCTTTTGGATTAAATGCAATTGCTGTATAAAAATATGTAAAGAATATAATCATCAACGCATAGAAAAATGAATAAATTGGTGATGTAAATACAAAGTATCTTGCAAGATTTTGCAAAAACTCATTGTCAGGGAAAAATGATAAAACTGTCCCGGGTATAAACATTATAGACTGTGCGAAAATTATGGGCATTACACCAGCAGTATTAACTCTTAATGGAATATATTGAGTTACTCCGCCGTAAACTTTTCTTCCAACAACTCTTTTTGCATACTGTACAGGAATTTTTCTTGTACCTTGAGTTACAAGAACAACACCTGCAATAATAAAAAACATAAAAGCTAAAATTATTATCTCGATTATTATTGACCTTTGTCCTGCTGAAATCAACTGATATTCCTCATGAACAGCAACCGGGAACCGTGCTATAATACCAATAAAGATTATAAGAGAAATTCCATTGCCAATTCCTTTATCGGTAATCTGTTCACCCATCCACATCATAAACATAGTGCCTGAAGTTAGAATAATAATGGTAGACATAACCCAGCCAAAGCCCTGAACTGGTTCTGGAACAATAGGTGTTCCCTGAACATTAATATTCAGCAATCTTATTGTAACTCCCCAAGCCTGCATTGCAGAAATAATAACTGTCAAATACCTGGTAAGTTGGGTAATTTTCTTCCTTCCTTCTTCACCTTCCTGTTGCAATTTCTGAAAGTACGGTACAACAGCACCCATTAGCTGTAAGATAATTGATGCAGAAATGTACGGCATAATACCAAGAGCAAAAATTGCTGCATTTGAAAATGCACCACCTACAAAAAGATCAAATAATCCGAAAAGATTATCTGAAGAAGCATTTTTCATACTCTCGGATAATAAAACCGTATCCACTCCGGGAATAGTTAAATGTGAACCAAGTCTAACAATAATCAGTATAGACAGTGTGTAAATAATCCGCTGTCTGAGTTCATTGATTTTGAAAATATTTCTAAAAGTATCTGTAAATCTTGACATTTGTATTAACTAAATCTTAGTGATAGAGCCACCAGCTGCTTCAATTTTTTGTTGAGCTGATTTACTGAAATCATTAACTGTTAAATCGAGTTTAGTTTTTATATCGCCTTTGCCTAAAACCTTAATTGGTTTTTTTGTACTCGAAACCAATCCCAGCTTTTTAAGTTCTTGAGCATTTAATTTCTGATCTGTAATCTTATTAAGATCAACTAACTTCTGTAATGCGTTCAAATTAACTACCTGATACTCAACTTTAAAGATATTTGTAAATCCAAATTTTGGTATTCTTCTTTGTAAAGGCATCTGTCCGCCTTCAAACCAGGCTTTATGTTTTGCACCTGATCTTGAGAGCTGACCATTTCTACCCCTTGTAGATTGCTGCCCGTGTCCGGAGCCTTCGCCTCGCCCGACTCTTTTACGATTTTTTTTAGAACCTTTTGCGTATTTAAGATTACTTAGAATGTCCATTATAAACCTTATTAATCTTTTAATTCTTCAACTTTTACTAGATGAACTACTTTCTTAATCATACCTCTTATTTGCGGAGTATCATTATGAATTTTTTGCCAATTTGGTCTTCCTAATCCTAAAGCTTCAATAGTAGCTTTTTGATTTTTTGGTCTATCAATCACGCTTCTTGTTTGTGTTATTTTAATTTTTCCCATTATATCCTCAGTTAGAAGAAATGAACAAATCTTTTACGGTGATGCCTCTTTTACTTGCCATTTTTCTCGCATCAATTTGCTGCATTAAACCATTAAGTGTTGCTTTAACCTGATTATGAGGATTGCTAGATCCCAGTGATTTAGTAAGGATATCGGTTATTCCTGCAGCCTCTAATACAGCTCTTACTCCGCCGCCGGCGATAAGACCGGTACCAGGAGATGCAGGTTTTAATAAAACCTTTCCAGCGCCAAATTTTCCTAAGATTTCATGCGCTACTGTTCCTTTAATAATAGAAACCTTAACAACATTTTTTTTGGCATCATCAATTCCTTTAGAAATAGCGTCGGTAACTTCATTAGCTTTTCCAAGCCCAACTCCAACAACACCATTACCATTTCCAACAACGACTATTGCGTTAAAACTGAATCTTCGCCCACCTTTAA is a window of Ignavibacterium sp. DNA encoding:
- a CDS encoding DNA-directed RNA polymerase subunit alpha, which gives rise to MSVSSLKMPESVVLDESNYTNSYGRFTLQPLERGYGVTLGNSIRRVLLSSLQGAAITSVKFSGVLHEFTTIEGIVEDVSEIILNLKQVRMKFLSKKPGKIDLSLTGPGEWTAADIQKVSNEVEILNPELHIATLNKNAKVDVELRIGKGVGYVPANENISSDQTIGVIPIDSIFTPIKLVKYFVENVRIGDKNDFEKLTLEISTDGSITPDDALTQAAKILKEHVQLFINFDMEQEEEQSVSQKDSETERIRKVLLTSVDDLELSVRSHNCLKAANIKNLADLVRKDEQEMLKFRNFGRKSLAELMEIVENLGLDFGMDVDKYLKEDSDSN
- the rpsD gene encoding 30S ribosomal protein S4; translated protein: MARYTDSVCKLCRRERQKLFLKGQKCFTEKCPLEERNYPPGQHGLSRRAKVSEYGVQLREKQKIKRIYGLLETQFRNYYKKANSQKGIPGENLIKLLERRLDNVVYRLGFASSRKQARQLIRHRHILVNNSLVDIPAYLLRAGDAIQIKDQSKKLDAIHNSLKRVKDHTYSWLTVDKASLSGTFVQIPERADVPLIANEQLVVELYSK
- the rpsK gene encoding 30S ribosomal protein S11, which encodes MAKTVKKVKKKTHVDSNGVAHIKATFNNVLVTITDIYGNTVSWSSAGKNGFKGSRKNTPFAAQVSAEAAAKEAYDLGMRKIDVFVKGPGSGREAAIRALHTAGLTISSIKDVTPIPHNGCRPPKKRRV
- the rpsM gene encoding 30S ribosomal protein S13; protein product: MARIAGVDLPKNKKVLYGLQYIYGIGEFVAAQILEKAKVNPLKKVAELTDEEIAEIRAVITADYRVEGALRSEVQQNIKRLMDIGSYRGIRHRKSLPVRGQRTRTNSRTRKGKRRTVAGKKKVPTKK
- the rpmJ gene encoding 50S ribosomal protein L36 → MKVRASVKKICDKCKIIKRKGVVRVICKNPKHKQRQG
- the infA gene encoding translation initiation factor IF-1, producing the protein MAKQGPIKIDGIITDTLPNATFRVKLDNGHEILAHISGKMRMHFIKILIGDKVSIELSPYDLTKGRITYRYK
- the map gene encoding type I methionyl aminopeptidase: MILIKSKKEIDYIRESCKIVAETLQLLKVNVKVGITTLELDRIAEDYILSNDARPAFKGYSQGGAPDYPGSICTSVNEEVVHGIPGFRVLKDGDLISIDIGVVKNGYFGDAALSVAIGEVSDEKKKLMEVTERSLYLGIEQAIDGNRVHDISFAVQKYVEANGFSVVRDLCGHGVGKYLHEEPSIPNFGKKGTGPKLKNGMTLAIEPMVNAGKYDVLTANDKWTILTSDGSTSAHFEHTVLINNNKPEILTVC
- the secY gene encoding preprotein translocase subunit SecY yields the protein MSRFTDTFRNIFKINELRQRIIYTLSILIIVRLGSHLTIPGVDTVLLSESMKNASSDNLFGLFDLFVGGAFSNAAIFALGIMPYISASIILQLMGAVVPYFQKLQQEGEEGRKKITQLTRYLTVIISAMQAWGVTIRLLNINVQGTPIVPEPVQGFGWVMSTIIILTSGTMFMMWMGEQITDKGIGNGISLIIFIGIIARFPVAVHEEYQLISAGQRSIIIEIIILAFMFFIIAGVVLVTQGTRKIPVQYAKRVVGRKVYGGVTQYIPLRVNTAGVMPIIFAQSIMFIPGTVLSFFPDNEFLQNLARYFVFTSPIYSFFYALMIIFFTYFYTAIAFNPKDVADNMKKQGGFIPGIRPGKQTSDFIDNILTKITLPGSIFLAIIAILPAFVAGWGVSSNFAQFFGGTSLLIVVGVALDTLQQIESHLLMRHYDGFMKSGKVKGRR